Proteins from a genomic interval of Rubinisphaera italica:
- a CDS encoding FAD-dependent oxidoreductase: MHHTAMRCSLILIAIIIANMCLHQNDVIADDVNEPMKIDLFEAGHGGYKLYRIPGIVVTQNGTVLVYCEARKSDSGDWGQIDVLMRRSTDGGKTWPPRQQIIHMKGNLPINPVAAAQNLDQPGENTVNNPVAIVDHETGTVHFLYCLEYMRCFYMRSEDDGASWSKPVEITSTFEDFRPEYDWKVLATGPAHGIQLTRGPHRGRLVVPVWLSLGTGGHAHRPSVTATIYSDDHGKTWQRGEIAVPDTPEFVYPNETAIVQLDDGRVMLNSRTESKKHRRVITTSPDGATNWSEPKFDNALVEPICMSGLVRVREPQKNEPGILAFSNPDNLTRQDGKETLGKSRDRKNVSIKLSYDEGKTWPVNRTLEKGFSGYSDLAALPDGTILCFYERGSTDGKSNYRTGLLTVARFDEAWVRGATPKENRTSQLDKSIEADICVYGGTSGGVVAAVQAARMGKRVVLIEPGLHLGGMTSGGLSAVDIGDPRSVGGLAREYFTRLVASYGKQLNWGEAFQGHGGPATGGAYSIEPHVAERVFEEMVQEAGVTVLKNAQLKSINKSGPRIEELTLQDGRTIRAKMYLDTTYEGDLMAAADVSYTLIREGNDQYGEKYNGIHYTDKYKPRLNHLKPGSNGRVPGGQGVWDRDFPLDPYIMKGDPSSGLLPLINEGEPGTQGESAPGVMAYCFRLCLSTADDRLPISPPPNYNAKQYELVVRFIEACEAIGDDMDLRWFSKHDPLPNNKWDFNTATFGGNLPGASWEWPEASYERRVEIAREIENYHRGLLYFLATDPRVPEKVRSDMQRFGLPKDEFPDTNGWPHQLYIREGRRMVSDLVLTENHTFGRMIAPHSVGLGSYGTDVHEIRRIVKDGVVTREGKVAGGRGGFGPYKIGYGAIVPKAEECENLFVTFALSASHTAFASIRMEPVFMVTSQSAATAACLAIEENVPVQDVNYDHLKEQLLTDGQVLQWPLISVPAGKNKR, from the coding sequence ATGCACCATACTGCTATGCGATGCTCGCTGATTCTCATCGCAATAATCATCGCGAACATGTGTCTTCATCAAAATGATGTCATTGCCGATGATGTGAACGAGCCGATGAAGATCGATCTGTTTGAAGCCGGTCACGGAGGCTACAAGCTCTATCGAATCCCTGGAATTGTCGTCACCCAAAATGGAACGGTGCTGGTGTACTGTGAAGCTCGCAAGAGCGATTCGGGCGACTGGGGACAGATCGATGTGCTGATGCGTCGAAGTACCGATGGCGGTAAAACCTGGCCCCCTCGTCAGCAGATTATCCATATGAAAGGCAACTTGCCGATCAATCCGGTCGCCGCTGCTCAAAACCTTGATCAACCGGGTGAGAACACTGTTAATAACCCGGTCGCAATTGTAGACCATGAAACTGGAACCGTACATTTCCTCTATTGTCTGGAATATATGCGATGTTTCTACATGCGAAGCGAAGACGATGGCGCGTCGTGGAGTAAGCCAGTCGAAATCACATCGACTTTTGAAGACTTTCGCCCGGAATATGACTGGAAGGTGCTTGCGACGGGACCAGCTCACGGCATTCAATTGACACGAGGGCCGCATCGCGGTCGGCTGGTCGTTCCGGTGTGGTTGTCTCTGGGAACTGGCGGACACGCTCATCGTCCCTCGGTGACGGCAACCATTTACAGTGATGACCATGGCAAAACATGGCAGCGCGGTGAGATCGCAGTGCCCGATACTCCCGAGTTTGTCTATCCCAACGAAACCGCTATTGTTCAATTGGACGACGGTCGTGTGATGCTGAATTCGCGCACGGAATCAAAAAAGCATCGACGTGTCATCACAACCAGTCCTGATGGTGCAACGAACTGGTCCGAGCCGAAATTTGACAACGCGTTGGTTGAACCAATCTGCATGAGCGGACTGGTTCGAGTTAGAGAACCTCAGAAAAATGAACCTGGAATTCTTGCTTTCTCTAATCCCGATAACTTGACTCGGCAAGACGGTAAGGAAACTCTCGGCAAAAGTCGGGATCGAAAAAATGTTTCGATCAAACTGAGTTACGATGAGGGAAAGACATGGCCCGTCAATCGGACACTGGAAAAAGGCTTCAGCGGCTACAGCGACCTGGCAGCTCTTCCCGATGGGACAATCCTCTGTTTCTACGAACGAGGCAGTACGGATGGAAAAAGTAATTATCGAACTGGACTGCTCACAGTGGCTCGCTTTGACGAAGCCTGGGTCCGAGGTGCAACTCCGAAAGAGAATCGCACTTCTCAGTTAGACAAATCTATAGAAGCCGATATCTGTGTTTATGGTGGCACCTCAGGCGGTGTGGTTGCTGCGGTCCAGGCAGCACGCATGGGAAAACGCGTCGTATTGATAGAGCCGGGATTGCATCTCGGTGGAATGACCAGTGGCGGATTGAGTGCCGTTGATATCGGAGATCCCCGCAGCGTGGGTGGACTTGCCCGTGAGTATTTCACCAGGCTGGTTGCCAGTTATGGAAAACAGTTGAACTGGGGAGAAGCCTTTCAGGGACATGGTGGCCCGGCTACCGGTGGTGCCTATTCCATTGAGCCCCATGTCGCTGAACGAGTTTTTGAGGAAATGGTTCAAGAAGCAGGTGTTACTGTTTTAAAAAATGCACAACTCAAATCCATCAATAAAAGCGGCCCACGTATTGAGGAGCTAACTTTGCAAGATGGTCGAACCATTCGAGCGAAGATGTATCTCGATACAACCTATGAGGGTGACTTGATGGCTGCGGCTGATGTGAGTTACACATTAATACGCGAAGGAAACGATCAGTACGGAGAGAAATACAATGGTATCCACTACACAGATAAATACAAACCCAGACTCAATCATCTGAAGCCCGGTTCCAATGGACGAGTCCCTGGCGGACAGGGTGTGTGGGATCGCGACTTTCCACTCGATCCGTATATCATGAAAGGCGATCCCTCCAGTGGTCTGTTACCACTCATCAACGAGGGTGAGCCGGGAACACAGGGGGAATCTGCCCCCGGAGTGATGGCCTATTGCTTTCGACTTTGTCTCAGCACAGCCGATGATCGACTGCCGATCTCTCCGCCTCCCAACTACAATGCGAAACAATACGAACTGGTCGTCCGCTTTATTGAAGCATGTGAGGCCATCGGCGATGACATGGACCTGCGCTGGTTCAGCAAACACGATCCCCTCCCAAACAATAAATGGGATTTCAACACCGCAACTTTTGGTGGCAATCTCCCAGGAGCCAGCTGGGAATGGCCGGAAGCAAGTTATGAGCGACGTGTGGAAATCGCTCGGGAGATCGAAAATTATCATCGTGGGCTTCTGTACTTCCTGGCAACCGATCCCCGAGTTCCGGAGAAAGTCCGCAGTGACATGCAACGTTTTGGTCTTCCCAAAGATGAATTCCCAGATACGAATGGCTGGCCTCATCAACTTTACATCCGAGAGGGACGTCGCATGGTCAGCGATCTTGTGCTGACCGAGAATCACACGTTCGGACGCATGATCGCACCACATTCGGTCGGATTAGGTTCCTATGGGACCGACGTGCACGAGATCCGACGTATCGTTAAAGACGGAGTAGTCACTCGCGAAGGCAAAGTCGCGGGCGGCCGGGGTGGGTTTGGTCCCTACAAGATTGGCTATGGAGCGATTGTTCCCAAAGCGGAGGAGTGCGAGAATCTGTTCGTGACGTTTGCCTTATCGGCAAGTCATACAGCATTTGCCAGTATTCGGATGGAACCTGTTTTCATGGTCACCAGCCAGTCAGCTGCGACAGCGGCGTGTCTGGCGATAGAAGAGAATGTTCCCGTGCAGGATGTGAATTACGACCATCTCAAAGAGCAATTATTAACCGATGGGCAGGTTCTGCAATGGCCATTGATTTCGGTTCCTGCTGGTAAAAACAAGAGATAG
- a CDS encoding sodium:solute symporter family transporter: MHPLDFAAVFIYLASMLAMGMFFGRNQSREEFFVARRTMGWLPVGLSVMATLFSSNSFVFYPSAAFGDSLRIGLSLISFALMTPVVIWIFIPVYSRLKLETAYEYLELRFDVAVRTLASGLFILLRIGWMASATYAASVVVASVTGLPQTGVIIGLGIVSVSYTMVGGLRAVMWTDVIQFFVFAITILATLTLIVFLSNSSPLEIFETYFSGRENLIFDFTPSMTLPYGSWVILIGIFLEAASAFGVDQVAVQRYLSARNERTSQWGALVNLIGMWIVMPGLLLIGVGLYAYFTQFPEQLGDGTLTQILQNDPHIADRALPEFVRMHFPPGLAGLFLAALMAAIMSSIDSGVHSVSTAIIVDFRDRLFPQLRPKNETHEIRWIRTLVIIIGVISIALACFVGPLGNVFDVAKKLTAAFGGPLLAIFVLAFFSRRASSAAVLFSVSLATILTLFLMYTQNWFSIWYWPIGFGTAMVLGYGMSFILSLCYGIQPTGFTYWQIMKSKPQKVAESQQ; encoded by the coding sequence ATGCATCCTCTCGATTTTGCTGCTGTCTTTATCTATCTCGCTTCCATGCTTGCAATGGGGATGTTTTTTGGACGCAATCAGTCGCGAGAGGAATTCTTCGTCGCCAGACGAACCATGGGCTGGCTCCCCGTCGGCTTAAGTGTGATGGCCACGCTGTTCTCATCAAACAGCTTTGTCTTCTATCCCTCAGCAGCCTTTGGAGACAGCCTGCGCATTGGATTATCGCTGATCTCCTTCGCCCTGATGACTCCGGTCGTCATCTGGATTTTCATTCCAGTGTATTCTCGTCTCAAGTTGGAAACCGCTTACGAGTACCTGGAATTACGCTTTGATGTCGCCGTGCGAACACTGGCCAGTGGATTGTTTATTTTGCTGCGAATTGGCTGGATGGCCTCGGCGACATATGCCGCATCGGTCGTCGTTGCCAGTGTCACTGGTCTCCCTCAGACTGGCGTGATCATCGGCCTGGGGATTGTCTCGGTCTCTTACACGATGGTCGGTGGACTTCGAGCCGTGATGTGGACTGACGTTATCCAGTTCTTCGTATTCGCCATCACGATTTTAGCAACTTTGACACTCATTGTGTTTTTGTCCAACTCAAGTCCTCTGGAGATTTTTGAGACCTATTTCTCGGGAAGAGAAAACCTGATTTTCGATTTCACACCATCAATGACATTACCATATGGCAGTTGGGTGATTTTGATCGGTATCTTTCTGGAAGCGGCGTCCGCATTCGGAGTCGATCAGGTGGCGGTACAACGATATCTTTCCGCACGAAACGAGCGAACCTCTCAGTGGGGTGCACTGGTCAATCTGATTGGTATGTGGATCGTCATGCCAGGTTTGCTGCTCATTGGGGTGGGCCTGTATGCCTACTTTACACAATTCCCGGAACAACTCGGCGATGGAACACTCACACAAATCCTGCAAAACGATCCTCATATTGCTGACCGTGCCTTGCCGGAGTTTGTCAGAATGCACTTTCCTCCTGGGCTCGCTGGACTTTTCCTGGCTGCACTGATGGCAGCCATCATGTCCAGCATCGATTCGGGAGTTCACTCGGTATCGACGGCTATCATCGTTGATTTCCGGGATCGCTTATTCCCTCAACTTCGACCAAAAAACGAAACGCACGAAATTCGCTGGATTCGAACTCTGGTCATTATCATCGGGGTGATATCAATCGCACTTGCGTGTTTCGTCGGTCCACTGGGAAATGTTTTCGACGTCGCTAAAAAATTGACTGCCGCCTTCGGTGGGCCTCTGCTCGCGATTTTCGTTCTCGCATTCTTTTCCCGCAGGGCAAGTTCTGCAGCAGTACTATTCAGCGTCTCGCTGGCAACGATTTTGACACTGTTTCTGATGTATACACAAAACTGGTTCTCGATCTGGTATTGGCCAATTGGATTTGGTACTGCAATGGTTTTAGGCTATGGAATGAGTTTCATTCTCTCCTTATGCTATGGTATTCAACCAACGGGCTTCACCTACTGGCAAATTATGAAATCTAAGCCACAGAAGGTCGCAGAGTCACAGCAATAA
- a CDS encoding creatininase family protein: MKFAEMTSPQLAEVERGETLVIIPIAAVEQHGPHLPTGTDTIICTAIAELLEERLSDSVLLAPTLWLGASAHHLRLGATLDSCLTNYMELLQDIARSVLQDGFRRVLFLNGHGGNIDPLKVALRQLQLEFPEALLAGGSYWASASDLIDETLTGDHKFVGHACEFETSLIMYLHPELVQQDIIANAGALIPDEIDGLFVSRDMKQRTRQGCTGRPDLATVEKGKVLMEGIVKRLESTVQKLLQQKLGTSYDEFC; encoded by the coding sequence ATGAAATTTGCAGAGATGACATCTCCTCAACTGGCTGAGGTGGAGCGTGGTGAAACATTGGTCATAATTCCAATCGCTGCCGTTGAACAACACGGTCCACATTTACCGACAGGGACAGATACCATCATCTGTACTGCGATTGCAGAATTACTTGAGGAGCGTTTATCAGATAGCGTTCTGCTCGCTCCTACGCTCTGGCTGGGAGCCAGTGCACATCACTTGCGTCTTGGGGCCACACTTGATTCTTGTCTGACGAATTACATGGAGTTGCTGCAGGACATCGCTCGATCAGTTTTACAGGATGGATTCCGCAGAGTACTGTTTCTTAACGGACATGGGGGCAATATTGATCCACTCAAAGTCGCATTGCGTCAACTTCAGTTAGAGTTTCCAGAAGCATTGCTTGCAGGTGGTTCTTACTGGGCAAGTGCTTCAGACCTGATCGACGAAACGCTGACAGGAGATCATAAGTTCGTCGGCCACGCCTGTGAATTTGAGACATCATTGATCATGTACTTGCATCCCGAACTGGTTCAGCAGGATATCATTGCCAATGCGGGAGCACTTATTCCTGATGAGATAGACGGACTATTCGTCTCGCGAGATATGAAGCAGCGAACACGACAGGGATGCACGGGGCGACCGGATCTGGCGACAGTTGAAAAAGGTAAAGTGCTGATGGAAGGAATCGTAAAAAGACTGGAGTCGACCGTTCAAAAACTTCTCCAACAGAAACTGGGGACGTCGTACGACGAGTTCTGTTAA
- a CDS encoding IS110 family transposase, which yields MNCIAFDLHKQSITLCIVNQNRTALARKRILSSDPIGILALLEQWKKPEMVVEATASYE from the coding sequence ATGAATTGTATCGCCTTCGACCTTCATAAACAGTCTATCACTTTATGCATCGTCAATCAAAACCGAACCGCCCTCGCACGGAAACGGATCTTGTCCAGCGATCCCATAGGGATCCTCGCATTACTCGAACAATGGAAAAAGCCTGAAATGGTCGTCGAAGCAACTGCCAGTTACGAATAG
- a CDS encoding AAA family ATPase, producing the protein MSIDTDEYAAEKRAVEKIRDGRDRILLELSKAVIGQKDVIEQLLLCLFAGGHCLITGAPGLAKTLLVNSIAQVFDLEFRRIQFTPDLMPADITGTEILEESDDGKRKLQFARGPIFANVILADEINRTPPKTQAALLEAMQEHQVTAAGVRYQLEEPFFVLATQNPIEMEGTYPLPEAQLDRFMFNIWIDYLPEDDEVAVVNQTTSRRNEPIEALFTGEDVLQFHNVVRSVPIAEDLVRYAVRLADASRPGRARTPQFINDWVTWGAGLRAAQYLVLGAKARAILNDRTHVTASDIKALAHVTMRHRILIGYRAEAEGVTVEKVIDRLLETIPVPGTE; encoded by the coding sequence GTGAGTATTGACACCGATGAATATGCCGCCGAAAAGCGAGCCGTTGAAAAGATTCGGGATGGGCGTGACCGAATCCTCCTTGAACTTTCCAAAGCCGTGATTGGTCAAAAGGATGTCATTGAGCAACTCCTGCTCTGTCTGTTCGCGGGGGGGCATTGTCTGATCACAGGAGCACCGGGGCTGGCCAAAACACTGCTGGTCAATTCGATTGCACAGGTATTTGATCTCGAATTTCGCCGCATCCAGTTCACGCCCGATTTGATGCCCGCTGATATCACCGGGACAGAAATTCTCGAAGAATCCGACGATGGCAAACGGAAGCTGCAGTTTGCCAGAGGGCCAATATTTGCCAATGTGATTCTTGCCGATGAGATTAATCGAACGCCTCCCAAAACACAGGCTGCTTTATTGGAAGCGATGCAGGAACATCAGGTGACTGCAGCCGGGGTTCGGTATCAGCTGGAAGAACCCTTTTTCGTTCTGGCCACGCAAAACCCAATCGAGATGGAGGGAACTTATCCGCTTCCCGAAGCTCAACTCGATCGTTTCATGTTCAATATCTGGATTGACTATCTCCCGGAAGATGATGAAGTTGCGGTTGTGAATCAAACAACGTCCCGCCGCAATGAGCCGATTGAAGCACTGTTCACAGGGGAAGATGTTTTACAATTTCACAATGTGGTACGCAGCGTGCCCATCGCCGAAGATCTGGTTCGCTATGCTGTTCGTCTGGCAGATGCCTCTCGTCCGGGGCGAGCCAGGACGCCGCAGTTCATTAACGATTGGGTCACGTGGGGAGCGGGATTGCGAGCTGCTCAGTATCTCGTTTTGGGAGCCAAGGCGAGAGCAATATTGAACGATCGTACGCATGTGACGGCGAGCGATATTAAAGCACTAGCTCATGTGACGATGCGGCACCGAATATTAATTGGATATCGAGCAGAAGCGGAAGGGGTGACTGTCGAGAAAGTGATTGATCGACTCTTGGAAACGATTCCAGTACCGGGGACCGAATGA
- a CDS encoding DUF58 domain-containing protein, with product MTGTPIPSSNDSGSLGGGSRAKPALIDPGSLMRIKNLELRARSIVEGFLTGLHRSPYHGFSVEFTEYRQYSPGDDTRFLDWKLFARSDRYFIKCFEDETNLRCHLLVDLSRSMSYGTVGYKKAEYAKTIAATIAYFLSLQRDAVGLLTFDESIVDHIPARFRPGHIHRLMMSLERTPTGTATDIEKPLEQIAATVAKRGMVVLISDLLTPVNTLEKQLGYLCARGHEVVLLRVLDPTEIDFNFEKPAMFHDIESGRDLFIDPESARESYLEKFREHAGALQILCSKLGISLHQLPINRPLELMLFDLLSDRLNRNRHSVRQRSPMGGSGT from the coding sequence ATGACCGGCACACCGATCCCATCATCGAATGATTCAGGATCCTTGGGCGGAGGATCTCGCGCTAAGCCTGCGTTGATTGACCCGGGTTCGCTGATGCGGATAAAAAATCTAGAACTGCGCGCCAGATCGATCGTGGAAGGGTTTCTCACCGGATTACATCGGTCACCTTATCATGGCTTTTCTGTGGAATTCACCGAGTACCGACAATATTCACCGGGAGACGACACACGCTTTCTCGACTGGAAACTCTTTGCCCGCTCCGACCGCTATTTTATCAAATGTTTTGAGGACGAAACGAATCTCCGGTGTCATCTGCTGGTTGATTTGAGTCGTTCGATGAGTTACGGAACGGTTGGATACAAAAAAGCGGAATACGCAAAAACCATTGCGGCCACCATTGCCTACTTCCTGTCGCTCCAGCGAGATGCGGTCGGCTTATTGACTTTTGATGAGTCGATCGTCGATCACATTCCTGCACGCTTTCGACCGGGGCACATTCACCGTCTGATGATGAGTCTGGAACGGACTCCGACAGGAACCGCAACCGATATCGAAAAACCACTGGAACAAATCGCCGCAACAGTGGCGAAGCGGGGCATGGTCGTGCTCATATCCGATTTGCTGACACCCGTGAATACCCTCGAAAAGCAACTCGGCTACCTCTGCGCACGCGGACATGAAGTGGTTCTGCTGCGTGTTCTCGATCCGACAGAAATCGATTTCAACTTCGAAAAGCCTGCCATGTTTCACGATATCGAATCGGGACGGGATCTGTTTATTGATCCTGAATCTGCACGGGAAAGCTACCTCGAGAAGTTTCGCGAACATGCCGGGGCTCTTCAAATACTATGCAGCAAGCTCGGAATCAGTTTGCATCAACTCCCGATTAATCGTCCGTTGGAATTGATGCTGTTCGATCTGTTGAGCGACCGCCTGAACCGAAACCGACATTCCGTGCGACAACGCTCGCCAATGGGGGGGAGCGGAACGTGA
- a CDS encoding BatA domain-containing protein, with protein MSFLFGSFLLGTAAILAPILFHLIKRTPKDHYEFSSLMFLKPTPPQLTRRSRLDQWLLLAIRSLAILLLAIAFMRPYFRAQADLSLADAPTRHIAILIDRSASMQRGELWEKAIQDAKWVVSNLEPTDEVSLFAFEEKLETLVGPDYSTGVDRQQRRQLILDQLDNLTPLWGATELGSSLLNVAERLVEHDDLSQAHAALQIVLIADLQTSSKLDELQSNQWPEAVRLDLRIITPSEESNARLRLLQSSDDETGDKPIPRVRVSNASGSIIEQFEVNWSDELGQQSKSVPFYVPAGESLVLEVPYDQSKLTPDRLLLSGDDAGMEFDNLFYVVPPTQEQIKIAYFGSDADDDPAGMRFYLSRAFSETVARKVDVETVAPDAVLNWEFDQLPRLVVISESISQSHQTAVDNYLKRGGHVLVVLTSEQMVKDLGTWLGNVQLESSALESASENDSYVMLGEIDFRHPLFVPFSGSRYNDFTKIQFWKHRKVKLQEVENATVIARYEDQAPALWSLNRGPGVLYTLSSSWNREDSQLARSTKFVPLLSRWLELAAGNRMAADSYVVNQPVPLPEGGETRTVQMPDGTELQLSDDNKVFEQTTQPGIYSLIVDGNDKSFAVNLADSESEIKSLELEQLEQLGIPIGTSLTQAEQLERMRQLRDFELENEQKLWKWLIVAVLALLGIETLMAARRTRPSISLQESRE; from the coding sequence GTGAGTTTTCTATTCGGCTCATTTCTATTAGGGACGGCTGCCATCCTGGCTCCGATTCTGTTTCATTTGATCAAGCGGACACCCAAAGATCATTATGAGTTCAGTTCGCTGATGTTTCTTAAGCCAACGCCACCTCAGTTGACACGCCGTAGTCGATTGGATCAGTGGTTACTTCTGGCAATTCGCTCTCTGGCGATTCTGCTCCTTGCGATTGCATTTATGCGTCCCTATTTTCGGGCTCAAGCCGATCTATCACTGGCCGACGCACCGACTCGGCATATTGCAATTCTCATTGACCGTAGCGCCAGCATGCAACGCGGCGAACTCTGGGAGAAAGCAATTCAGGATGCGAAATGGGTGGTTTCTAATCTTGAGCCAACGGATGAAGTCTCGCTCTTTGCGTTTGAGGAGAAACTCGAAACTCTGGTCGGTCCAGACTATTCAACCGGAGTTGATCGGCAGCAGCGTCGTCAACTGATATTGGATCAATTGGACAATCTAACACCCTTGTGGGGGGCGACTGAACTGGGGTCGTCTTTGTTGAATGTCGCCGAACGACTGGTCGAGCATGACGATCTCAGTCAGGCCCATGCCGCTCTGCAAATCGTGTTGATTGCTGATTTACAGACCAGTTCAAAGTTGGACGAGTTGCAGTCAAATCAGTGGCCGGAGGCTGTGCGACTTGATTTGAGAATTATCACCCCCTCAGAAGAGTCAAATGCTCGATTGCGTCTGCTTCAATCGTCAGATGATGAGACTGGTGACAAACCGATTCCTCGCGTGCGGGTCAGTAATGCTTCGGGTTCTATAATAGAGCAGTTTGAAGTCAACTGGAGCGATGAACTGGGCCAACAATCGAAATCAGTTCCATTTTATGTGCCTGCAGGGGAAAGTCTTGTCCTTGAAGTTCCGTATGATCAATCCAAGTTAACTCCTGATCGACTCCTGTTGAGCGGCGATGATGCTGGAATGGAATTCGACAATCTATTTTATGTGGTCCCGCCGACCCAGGAGCAGATCAAGATTGCCTATTTCGGATCGGATGCCGATGATGATCCAGCCGGCATGCGTTTCTACTTGAGTCGGGCATTCAGTGAAACAGTCGCTCGAAAAGTAGACGTTGAAACGGTTGCACCAGATGCGGTTCTGAATTGGGAATTCGATCAGCTTCCTCGACTTGTGGTGATTTCAGAATCAATCTCTCAATCTCATCAAACTGCGGTAGACAATTATCTGAAACGTGGTGGTCACGTTCTTGTGGTGTTGACGAGCGAACAAATGGTGAAAGATCTCGGAACCTGGCTTGGGAATGTCCAACTGGAGTCGTCTGCTTTGGAATCCGCATCCGAAAATGATTCGTATGTTATGCTCGGAGAGATTGACTTCCGGCATCCGCTCTTCGTTCCGTTTTCAGGCTCCCGCTACAATGATTTTACAAAAATACAATTTTGGAAGCATCGCAAAGTCAAGCTTCAGGAGGTCGAGAACGCGACCGTCATCGCACGCTACGAGGACCAGGCACCTGCCTTGTGGTCTTTGAATCGAGGCCCAGGAGTATTGTATACACTCAGTTCCAGCTGGAATCGAGAGGATAGTCAACTGGCTCGTTCGACGAAGTTTGTGCCATTGCTTTCCCGCTGGCTGGAACTGGCTGCAGGTAACCGAATGGCAGCTGATTCATATGTTGTCAACCAACCCGTCCCATTGCCGGAAGGTGGGGAAACGCGAACAGTTCAAATGCCGGACGGTACCGAACTCCAGTTGAGCGATGATAATAAAGTCTTTGAGCAGACAACTCAGCCGGGGATTTATTCATTGATTGTGGATGGGAATGATAAATCATTCGCCGTCAATCTGGCAGATTCTGAAAGTGAAATCAAATCTCTGGAACTTGAGCAACTTGAGCAGCTGGGAATTCCGATTGGAACTTCGCTCACACAGGCCGAACAACTCGAACGGATGCGGCAACTCCGCGATTTTGAACTTGAAAATGAGCAAAAACTCTGGAAGTGGCTGATTGTTGCAGTTCTTGCACTATTGGGAATCGAAACACTCATGGCTGCGAGACGAACTCGTCCCTCAATTTCCTTACAGGAATCACGCGAATGA